A region from the Benincasa hispida cultivar B227 chromosome 12, ASM972705v1, whole genome shotgun sequence genome encodes:
- the LOC120068331 gene encoding uncharacterized protein LOC120068331 gives MASRSASFNSQTSTEILTISQMIESLSQLHTNLSTAIQNRTAPPQSAANQIEEDHQDPNFKKLLNNIEHLKEALETTKELDKQLNEPIHGIKTSLEEVIKSVKASQRIEETFLDAISKDMKTLKFRIPSYHKFSLAGITAHLIDRGSDTPRKSEFKLPNLYAHEVFGESPAFIEIQEMYNNGFSDDICKKCFLYFAVFPENVVLKKRFLTHWWIGEGLLDPLGSGNQTPEVHAGNILKEFAEKGLIVPVKEEQKKVKKRFRIPPFVRSAAIKLAIANEFLDYDFGDNPTGKSSGCDRIFLVKGGGSHPPEAPTKDRNLEEIMEAIFNVSQPFPDSALEWLAKKGEADMRTTKVVEWLLKLRNLKVLYLGRWQSAIDEQQIEVENLEFLQGLKKMKKLRLLSLQGISWINELPNSITSLSHLSVLDLKSCFNLEKLPQGIGSLKRLTHLDVSGCYMLNGMPKSISALTELRVLKGFVTGNSSLNDLKGLKKLRKLSINTSRRDFPNKTDLRVLQDLGEHGSLRNLSIAWGAEEVKQPSLSKWDITRQLSKKISKQISKKLTKQRNQSGCVILELPKELEKLEMECLPEEKLPLWLNPSKLTSLKRLYIRGGKLAELGNESWTAEVVRLKYMRELKIDWRELQNFFPNLSYLQRVKCPRVTFCPCDANGVWMKPSQ, from the coding sequence ATGGCTTCCCGATCTGCTTCCTTCAATTCCCAAACTTCAACTGAAATTCTAACTATTTCCCAAATGATCGAATCGCTATCACAGCTGCACACAAATCTCTCCACTGCCATCCAAAATCGCACCGCCCCACCTCAATCCGCCGCCAATCAGATCGAGGAGGACCATCAAGACCCCAATTTcaagaaattgttgaacaacATCGAGCATTTGAAGGAGGCGTTGGAGACGACAAAGGAGCTCGATAAGCAGCTCAATGAGCCAATACACGGCATAAAAACCAGTCTGGAGGAAGTTATCAAAAGCGTCAAAGCATCTCAAAGAATCGAAGAAACTTTTCTTGATGCGATAAGCAAGGATATGAAGACGTTGAAGTTCCGGATCCCTTCTTACCACAAATTTTCCTTGGCTGGAATCACAGCCCATTTGATTGATAGAGGGAGTGACACGCCAAGGAAGAGTGAATTCAAGTTGCCAAATTTGTATGCCCACGAGGTGTTTGGTGAAAGTCCTGCTTTTATAGAAATTCAGGAAATGTATAATAATGGGTTCAGTGATGATATTTGTAAGAAgtgttttttgtattttgctGTGTTTCCTGAAAATGTTGTGTTAAAGAAGCGGTTTCTTACACATTGGTGGATTGGAGAAGGCTTACTGGACCCTTTAGGTAGTGGGAATCAAACGCCTGAAGTTCATGCTGGTAATATTCTTAAGGAATTTGCGGAGAAGGGTTTGATTGTGCCAGTGAAGGAAGAACAAAAGAAAGTCAAAAAGAGATTTAGAATCCCCCCTTTTGTGCGTTCTGCTGCAATTAAACTGGCCATAGCAAATGAGTTTTTAGATTATGATTTTGGGGACAACCCAACTGGTAAATCTTCTGGATGTGACAGGATTTTTCTAGTCAAAGGGGGAGGCTCTCACCCACCGGAAGCACCGACGAAGGATCGGAATTTGGAAGAAATAATGGAAGCAATCTTCAATGTTAGCCAACCTTTCCCTGATTCTGCATTGGAGTGGTTAGCCAAGAAGGGGGAAGCAGACATGAGAACTACCAAAGTTGTGGAGTGGTTGCTAAAGCTGAGAAACCTCAAAGTTCTTTACTTGGGGAGGTGGCAGAGTGCAATTGATGAGCagcaaattgaagttgaaaacctagaGTTCTTACAAggtttgaagaaaatgaaaaaactgAGGCTTTTGAGCCTCCAAGGGATTTCTTGGATCAATGAGCTTCCAAATTCCATAACATCACTGAGCCATCTCAGTGTTTTAGACTTGAAATCTTGTTTCAATTTGGAGAAACTTCCTCAAGGCATAGGATCTCTCAAGAGGCTTACACATTTGGATGTCTCTGGTTGCTATATGCTTAATGGGATGCCCAAGAGTATATCTGCACTAACTGAACTGAGAGTCCTGAAGGGTTTTGTTACAGGAAATTCAAGTCTTAATGATCTGAAAGGCTTGAAGAAGCTAAGAAAGTTGAGCATCAACACAAGCCGCCGTGATTTCCCTAACAAAACGGATCTACGTGTTCTCCAAGATCTTGGGGAGCATGGTAGCCTTCGAAATCTCTCAATCGCATGGGGTGCGGAAGAGGTGAAGCAACCATCATTGAGCAAATGGGACATTACACGACaattatccaagaagatcaGCAAACAAATATCCAAGAAATTGACCAAACAAAGGAATCAGTCTGGTTGTGTGATCTTAGAATTGCCAAAAGAGCTAGAGAAGCTTGAGATGGAATGTCTTCCTGAGGAAAAGCTACCCCTATGGCTAAATCCTTCAAAATTGACAAGCCTCAAGAGACTCTACATTAGAGGAGGGAAACTAGCAGAGCTTGGGAACGAGTCGTGGACTGCCGAGGTTGTTCGTCTGAAATACATGAGAGAACTGAAGATAGACTGGAGAGAACTTCagaatttttttccaaatttgagTTACTTGCAGAGAGTAAAATGTCCAAGAGTTACTTTCTGTCCCTGTGACGCCAATGGAGTTTGGATGAAGCCATCACAATAG
- the LOC120067342 gene encoding uncharacterized protein LOC120067342 → MASLSEKFPIPTLYLQTPPSKNQTFDVISPHVKELWERWNIRALILFSLSLQTFLIICAPLRKRTSRKFPMFLIWSAYLLADWTASFVVGLISNSQSKSDANVDLLAFWSPFLLLHLGGPDTITAFALEDNALWLRHLIGLIFQVIATVYVFIQTMPQNKLWVPAILMFLAGIIKYAERTRALYLASLGSFRASMLKDPDPGPDYAKLMEEFTCKKDAHLPTNIQLVNEPNKEWNAFTSTAKEGHLSQLEVVQYAFLYFNKFKGLIVDLIFSFTERNESRDFFLKREPLDALKVIEVELNFIYEVLFTKVVVLHNIFGMIFRSISLCSVTVALVLFSRLDKNDFRKIDVRITYALLIGALALDFISISMSVFSDWTIATLIKDDSIFATFFENFLRFKAQRGESVHKKSPFSGSTKLATPWMFCRWRESVSQFNLIAYCLSERIPMDDSRNRSVFCGCSLVWINKMFRLFRRINNFIINYIGAKELLDDWKYVSRQPVLEKLWDLIFYEMLEKSKAAESVEVTEEICSSRGSYVLKLMDLPSEIDIGELISDIDEVVFDESLMMWHIATELCYRDEQNTNDNANANTTCREFSKLLSDYMLYLIVMLPSMMSAVAGIGGIRFRDTCAEAKRFFDRRGYECSSNEGVTTKACREMLAVNVNDAKPVEVKGDKSKSVLFNGSLLAKKLQKYGDKQWEIMSKVWVEMLGYAASHCRPEQHAQQVTNGGELITLVWLLMAHFGLGEQFQISEGHARAKLIVHK, encoded by the coding sequence ATGGCTTCATTGAGTGAAAAGTTCCCAATACCCACTCTATATCTTCAAACTCCACCTTCAAAAAATCAAACCTTCGATGTAATTTCACCACATGTCAAAGAACTCTGGGAAAGATGGAACATCAGAGCCTTAATCCTCTTCAGTCTCTCTTTACAAACCTTCTTAATCATCTGTGCTCCTCTCAGGAAACGAACCTCAAGAAAATTCCCCATGTTCCTCATCTGGTCCGCCTATCTCCTCGCCGATTGGACCGCCAGTTTCGTCGTCGGCTTAATTTCCAATAGCCAGAGCAAATCCGACGCCAATGTCGACCTTCTCGCCTTCTGGTCTCCTTTTCTTCTCCTCCATCTCGGCGGCCCCGACACCATTACCGCTTTCGCTCTCGAAGACAACGCTCTCTGGCTTCGCCATTTGATCGGATTGATTTTTCAGGTAATTGCTACTGTTTATGTCTTCATTCAAACCATGCCCCAGAACAAGCTCTGGGTTCCTGCCATTTTGATGTTTCTTGCAGGAATTATCAAGTATGCCGAGCGAACTAGGGCTTTGTATTTGGCTAGTTTGGGGAGTTTCAGAGCTTCTATGCTTAAAGATCCTGACCCAGGTCCTGATTATGCTAAATTAATGGAGGAATTTACTTGTAAGAAAGATGCTCATTTGCCTACTAATATTCAACTTGTGAATGAGCCTAATAAAGAATGGAACGCTTTCACTAGCACTGCAAAAGAGGGTCATCTGAGCCAGCTTGAGGTTGTTCAATATGCCTTTCTTTACTTCAACAAATTCAAGGGTTTGATTGTCGATTTGATTTTTAGCTTTACGGAGAGAAATGAAAGCAGGGATTTCTTTTTGAAGAGAGAGCCCCTTGATGCCCTCAAGGTGATTGAAGTTGAGCTTAACTTCATATATGAAGTTCTCTTCACCAAAGTAGTGGTTCTTCATAACATATTTGGGATGATTTTTAGATCCATTTCTTTGTGTTCTGTGACTGTGGCTTTGGTACTGTTTAGCAGAttggataaaaatgattttaggaAAATTGATGTAAGGATTACTTATGCTTTGCTTATTGGGGCCTTGGCTTTAGATTTTATATCCATTTCCATGTCTGTCTTCTCTGATTGGACTATAGCTACCCTTATAAAGGATGATTCAATTTTTGCCACTTTTTTTGAAAACTTTCTCCGGTTCAAAGCACAAAGAGGAGAGTCTGTGCATAAGAAGTCCCCATTTTCAGGCTCTACGAAGCTCGCCACTCCATGGATGTTTTGCCGGTGGCGAGAATCTGTGTCTCAGTTCAATTTGATAGCATATTGTCTTAGTGAACGCATCCCAATGGATGATTCAAGAAACAGATCAGTCTTTTGTGGCTGCTCTCTTGTTTGGATCAATAAAATGTTTCGGCTTTTTCGTCGTATAAACAATTTCATCATCAATTATATAGGCGCCAAAGAGTTGCTTGATGATTGGAAATATGTCTCCAGGCAACCAGTTTTGGAGAAGCTTTgggatttaatcttttacgagatGCTTGAAAAGTCCAAAGCAGCAGAAAGTGTAGAAGTTACTGAAGAAATATGTTCATCTAGAGGCTCCTATGTACTAAAATTAATGGACCTTCCATCGGAAATTGACATCGGCGAGTTAATATCCGACATAGATGAAGTAGTTTTTGATGAGAGCCTTATGATGTGGCACATAGCAACAGAACTTTGCTATAGAGACGAACAAAACACAAATGACAACGCCAACGCCAACACTACTTGTCGCGAATTCAGCAAGCTCTTATCAGATTACATGCTCTACCTCATAGTGATGCTCCCCTCGATGATGTCGGCTGTGGCAGGAATCGGGGGAATAAGGTTCAGGGACACTTGTGCCGAGGCTAAAAGGTTCTTCGACCGAAGAGGATACGAATGTAGCTCAAATGAAGGTGTAACCACGAAGGCTTGTCGCGAAATGCTTGCCGTGAATGTAAATGATGCAAAACCTGTGGAAGTGAAGGGAGATAAAAGCAAATCTGTACTGTTTAACGGTTCATTACTTGCTAAGAAGCTACAAAAGTATGGAGATAAGCAATGGGAGATAATGAGCAAAGTTTGGGTTGAAATGTTGGGATATGCAGCCAGCCATTGCAGACCAGAACAACATGCTCAACAAGTTACTAACGGAGGAGAGCTCATTACTTTAGTTTGGTTATTGATGGCACATTTTGGGCTTGGAGAACAGTTTCAAATCAGTGAAGGCCATGCCAGAGCAAAACTCATAGTACATAAGTAG